A portion of the Sphaerochaeta pleomorpha str. Grapes genome contains these proteins:
- a CDS encoding helix-turn-helix transcriptional regulator, with product MAKKIEITNNIRTLRFFAKEMTQQELAEKAGVSRQTIIAVEAGKYSPSLELAFRIAKVFGVQISEVFSYEAKGDSQ from the coding sequence ATGGCGAAGAAAATCGAAATCACCAACAATATCAGGACTTTGCGTTTCTTTGCCAAAGAAATGACTCAACAGGAACTGGCAGAGAAAGCTGGAGTCTCCCGGCAGACCATCATAGCGGTAGAGGCAGGGAAATACTCACCTTCCTTGGAGTTGGCTTTTCGCATTGCAAAGGTATTCGGCGTTCAAATCAGTGAGGTTTTCAGCTATGAAGCCAAAGGGGATAGCCAATGA
- a CDS encoding NAD(P)-dependent alcohol dehydrogenase: MKAVIFEKSRSAAALVLRDIEKPIPRNREVLVRIHASSLNALDYRSMQMGIGSPKSGIFGADIVGLVEAVGLGVTRFKPGDSVLGDISDCGSGGFSEYVSVVEDVLVLKPAGVPDEIAAAVPVAAVTALQAVRDKGAMQPGLRVLIYGTSGGVGTYAVQLAAFFGAQVTAVCSARNVAQAHSLGASEVIDYALEDVTASDRSFDRIIVINGNHLLSAYKRILAPHGICVMVGGSLRQIFKTMLFGPFLSIGSRKIRMLAAKSNVKDLEFVIGLVAAGKVRPVIDRQYSLEQTSEAMQYVSEGHAQGKVIITI; the protein is encoded by the coding sequence ATGAAAGCGGTCATATTCGAGAAATCCAGATCGGCGGCGGCGCTTGTTCTCCGTGATATTGAAAAACCTATCCCCCGCAACCGGGAAGTATTGGTGCGCATCCACGCCTCATCCCTTAATGCACTTGATTATCGAAGCATGCAAATGGGTATCGGTAGCCCGAAAAGCGGAATTTTCGGGGCCGACATTGTGGGCTTGGTGGAGGCGGTAGGACTGGGAGTCACACGGTTCAAACCAGGCGATAGTGTACTTGGTGACATCTCGGATTGTGGGAGCGGCGGTTTTTCCGAATACGTCTCAGTGGTAGAGGATGTGTTGGTCCTGAAACCGGCAGGAGTTCCAGATGAGATTGCTGCTGCGGTTCCGGTAGCTGCCGTAACGGCCTTGCAGGCGGTGCGTGACAAGGGGGCTATGCAACCGGGGTTAAGGGTGCTCATCTATGGGACAAGCGGTGGTGTAGGCACGTATGCTGTCCAATTGGCTGCTTTTTTTGGAGCGCAGGTGACTGCTGTGTGCAGTGCGCGGAACGTAGCTCAGGCCCATAGCCTTGGTGCAAGTGAAGTCATTGATTATGCCCTTGAGGATGTAACTGCGAGCGATAGAAGCTTTGACAGGATAATCGTAATCAACGGCAACCATCTTTTGTCAGCTTACAAGCGAATACTTGCTCCCCACGGAATCTGTGTCATGGTGGGTGGCTCCCTGCGTCAGATTTTTAAAACAATGCTATTTGGGCCTTTTCTGTCAATTGGCAGCAGAAAAATACGGATGTTAGCTGCAAAGTCGAATGTGAAGGATTTGGAATTCGTAATTGGACTGGTTGCAGCCGGCAAGGTCAGACCTGTCATCGATCGGCAATATTCGTTGGAACAGACCTCAGAAGCAATGCAGTACGTGAGTGAAGGGCATGCTCAAGGCAAAGTGATCATCACTATTTGA